A genomic window from Candidatus Pelagisphaera phototrophica includes:
- a CDS encoding integrase core domain-containing protein, with product MGSAIRWLVAIEDWRWIYNNIRPHRSLGYVTPLEFTREQSKETESSQCWAYRLPTASLLPNINNLYNINHIINTSRLTKALAQFA from the coding sequence ATGGGTTCAGCCATTCGGTGGTTAGTTGCAATCGAGGACTGGCGATGGATATACAACAACATCCGGCCCCATCGCTCGCTGGGCTACGTGACCCCGCTGGAGTTCACTCGGGAACAATCAAAGGAAACCGAATCGAGCCAATGTTGGGCCTACCGTCTGCCTACAGCATCCTTACTGCCCAACATTAACAACCTATACAACATTAACCACATTATCAATACGTCCAGATTAACCAAAGCTCTAGCTCAGTTTGCGTAG
- a CDS encoding M23 family metallopeptidase gives MRFKTRSAASLIVGLLLSVGLSASENIGDHFWPTPNNAFVEGRTLAHFVQPTESGKLNSALWGCVRNNGTRFHEGIDLKATQKDRYGEPTDSVFAFDKGIVRYVNLDSSLSSYGRYIVIEHPHWSPGMVTLYAHLRAVPNAIRSGVEVTGGQPIGTMGRSASYTIPRSRAHLHFEIGLWLGGEFQRWYDQQRFNDQNDHGEFNGMNIIGMDVWAILQALKRGEVTNVVEYLAAEPAAVSVTHWDSQIPDLLQVNPELMTNYVIPENHAGWRIDFSASGLPLRFEALASKTRALSRTTIRIVNERLARSQSCLSLISEGTSPVPSAKLNGILQRLFVD, from the coding sequence TTGAGATTCAAAACAAGATCAGCGGCTAGCCTCATTGTTGGGCTCCTGTTATCCGTAGGTTTGTCGGCGTCAGAGAACATCGGAGACCACTTCTGGCCCACTCCCAACAACGCTTTTGTCGAAGGCAGGACCTTGGCGCACTTTGTCCAACCTACTGAATCGGGAAAGCTGAATTCTGCCCTTTGGGGTTGCGTTCGAAATAATGGCACCCGGTTTCATGAGGGGATCGACCTGAAGGCCACGCAGAAGGATCGCTACGGCGAGCCGACGGATTCGGTCTTTGCTTTCGATAAAGGGATCGTCCGCTATGTAAATTTAGATTCCAGTCTCAGCAGCTATGGGAGGTATATTGTTATCGAGCATCCACATTGGAGTCCCGGTATGGTAACCTTGTATGCCCACCTGAGAGCAGTACCAAACGCCATTAGATCGGGAGTTGAGGTAACAGGGGGACAGCCAATCGGCACGATGGGCCGCTCAGCGAGCTACACTATTCCGCGCAGCCGTGCTCATTTACATTTCGAAATCGGACTTTGGCTCGGGGGAGAGTTTCAAAGGTGGTACGATCAGCAGCGGTTCAATGATCAAAACGATCACGGTGAATTCAATGGGATGAACATAATTGGGATGGATGTTTGGGCGATACTGCAGGCATTAAAAAGAGGAGAAGTAACCAATGTCGTGGAATACTTGGCGGCCGAACCGGCAGCGGTATCAGTAACTCACTGGGACTCGCAGATTCCCGATCTCTTGCAGGTAAACCCCGAGCTCATGACAAACTATGTGATTCCTGAAAACCACGCGGGTTGGCGTATCGATTTTTCGGCAAGTGGACTGCCCCTGCGTTTTGAGGCCCTTGCTTCGAAAACTCGAGCTTTGAGCCGTACGACTATTCGGATAGTTAACGAAAGGCTGGCCCGTTCCCAGTCGTGCCTAAGTCTAATCAGCGAGGGCACGTCCCCTGTGCCCAGTGCAAAGCTTAATGGCATCCTGCAGCGGTTGTTTGTAGACTAG
- a CDS encoding TIR domain-containing protein, translated as MKSDVFVSYASDDRDRIFDLVARLRRGGVSVWIDQMGIEGATMWSQEIVEAIDECKVLILAISQRSTESENVVKELALASERRKNILPVCLDQSGVPKSMEYQLAGIQRVDYFEGNEEKGIEAINRALGKLDVTFAKNVDQGQQESLSSRGHEPNQNNLTKGKSRSVWPKVLFAFSSLAIIAITLLLSGIFKEDANVPSALREEDHPKSPEAGSESLLDADRVAVLPFKTIGTQGETSDLGYGLVSTLTNKLQPLQNLTIIAKESSKKYGDTSQSAKEIGRALGAGTLITGEILTDNEKVQVNIQLIDANTDTLGWGSTFLDSKRNFLDLINEIATNVASELKGGLEAAEIERLAQKATESTEAHAEYQKGRREWNKRTREGFQNAITHFEKAISLDPEYANPRAGLADTYSLMPAYYYAPAYEVMKEAKSNAERAIELNPNLAEAYASLAWIQLVFDYDWLNSEKNFKKAIALNRNYATGHHWYGLFLNASGRRTEAIEFLKTAFRLEPTSLIIPTNLSQAYLKNNQVGLSLELYEIARNVSPEFSTNLWNFVRCQEEHDVSIEILKRSIIGNPEDPLLRRALFWAYAKNGDTDKAKDVMIYSLDNFHDKMTLGFAEMYAALGNYDAALKWMRKAISEKALPMVFLPISYEFPEELISDSRFVDLMKSINNPLY; from the coding sequence GTGAAATCAGACGTATTTGTAAGTTACGCCTCGGATGACCGAGATAGGATTTTTGACCTAGTTGCACGCCTACGGAGAGGAGGTGTCTCTGTGTGGATTGACCAAATGGGAATAGAAGGTGCGACCATGTGGAGCCAAGAAATTGTTGAGGCAATCGATGAGTGCAAGGTTTTGATCCTGGCGATCTCACAACGTTCAACTGAATCGGAAAACGTGGTCAAGGAGCTCGCTTTGGCATCAGAGAGACGCAAGAACATACTGCCAGTTTGTCTCGATCAATCGGGTGTCCCAAAATCAATGGAATACCAGTTAGCGGGTATTCAACGTGTCGATTATTTTGAAGGTAATGAGGAAAAAGGCATTGAGGCCATCAATCGTGCACTCGGCAAACTTGATGTAACTTTCGCGAAGAATGTGGATCAAGGCCAACAAGAGTCGCTATCGAGTCGGGGTCATGAGCCTAATCAAAATAATCTGACAAAGGGAAAATCGAGATCGGTATGGCCGAAAGTGCTGTTTGCTTTTTCATCACTGGCTATAATAGCCATTACTTTATTGCTAAGCGGTATATTCAAGGAAGACGCAAATGTCCCTAGTGCTTTGAGGGAGGAAGACCATCCGAAAAGCCCCGAAGCAGGCTCTGAGAGTCTGCTAGACGCCGACCGTGTAGCCGTTTTGCCCTTCAAAACGATCGGCACCCAAGGTGAAACTTCGGATTTAGGCTATGGGCTTGTGTCTACACTAACAAATAAGCTGCAGCCTCTGCAGAATCTTACCATAATAGCCAAGGAATCATCCAAGAAGTATGGAGACACCAGCCAATCAGCCAAAGAAATTGGCCGGGCTTTAGGTGCGGGCACCTTAATTACAGGGGAGATATTAACAGATAACGAAAAGGTGCAAGTAAACATCCAGCTTATCGACGCAAACACAGATACACTTGGATGGGGAAGTACTTTTTTGGATTCTAAGAGAAATTTTCTGGATCTGATTAACGAGATAGCGACTAACGTTGCTAGCGAATTAAAAGGTGGGCTCGAAGCAGCGGAGATTGAGCGCCTGGCTCAAAAAGCAACGGAGAGCACTGAAGCTCATGCAGAGTATCAGAAAGGTCGCAGAGAGTGGAATAAACGGACACGAGAGGGTTTTCAAAATGCAATAACTCACTTTGAAAAAGCGATAAGTCTGGATCCAGAATATGCGAATCCGCGTGCAGGATTGGCGGATACTTACAGCCTGATGCCAGCTTACTATTATGCACCCGCTTATGAGGTTATGAAAGAGGCTAAATCGAATGCTGAAAGGGCAATCGAGTTGAATCCTAATTTAGCAGAAGCATATGCATCGCTCGCATGGATCCAGCTAGTCTTCGATTATGACTGGCTCAATTCTGAAAAAAATTTCAAGAAGGCAATTGCTCTAAACCGTAATTACGCTACGGGCCATCACTGGTATGGTCTGTTTCTAAACGCATCTGGAAGAAGAACCGAGGCTATTGAATTTTTGAAAACAGCTTTTCGGCTAGAACCGACTTCATTGATTATTCCTACCAACTTATCGCAAGCCTATCTAAAGAATAATCAAGTAGGCCTTTCTCTTGAATTATACGAAATCGCTAGAAACGTAAGTCCTGAGTTTTCAACAAATTTGTGGAATTTTGTTCGCTGCCAAGAAGAGCATGATGTTTCTATCGAAATACTGAAAAGATCAATCATCGGAAATCCAGAGGATCCATTACTGAGAAGGGCCCTATTTTGGGCTTATGCGAAAAATGGGGACACAGATAAGGCTAAGGATGTAATGATCTATTCATTAGATAATTTTCACGATAAAATGACCTTAGGTTTTGCTGAAATGTATGCAGCACTTGGAAATTACGATGCAGCGTTAAAGTGGATGAGGAAAGCAATATCAGAAAAGGCGCTTCCGATGGTATTTCTACCAATAAGCTACGAGTTTCCGGAGGAGCTAATATCAGATTCCAGATTTGTCGATTTGATGAAGTCGATCAATAATCCGTTATATTGA
- a CDS encoding MBL fold metallo-hydrolase: MKITFLGTGTSQGVPVIGCSCPTCVSTDPRNKRYRTHAHVEIGNLNIQVDAAPEFRIQALKHSIPKVDMVLLTHGHADHILGMDDLRRYCDMRDGEALPVYTNEEGEERMRSIYGYAIREKPKEYGYPVFSLFRMPPVLDLPDGVIHSFNQSHGNFESLGLVFIERYTSKKLAYFTDCDSVKKKAIERAAGADVAVLDGLRFKAHKSHMSVEQAIEVADQIGAKKTYLIHMTHHVNHAIAETRLPEKVRFAYDNLVVEIC; the protein is encoded by the coding sequence GTGAAGATCACATTTCTAGGAACTGGTACCTCTCAGGGGGTACCCGTAATCGGGTGCAGTTGTCCGACTTGCGTTTCGACCGATCCGCGCAACAAGCGTTACCGGACGCATGCCCACGTGGAGATTGGAAATCTGAATATCCAAGTGGATGCCGCTCCTGAATTCCGGATACAGGCCCTAAAACACTCGATACCGAAAGTGGACATGGTCCTGCTGACCCATGGGCATGCCGACCACATTCTAGGGATGGACGACTTAAGACGCTATTGCGATATGCGTGATGGGGAAGCACTTCCGGTCTACACTAACGAAGAGGGGGAAGAGCGGATGCGAAGCATTTATGGATACGCTATACGGGAAAAACCCAAGGAGTACGGCTATCCTGTATTTTCCCTTTTTCGGATGCCTCCAGTGCTGGATCTGCCGGATGGAGTGATTCATTCGTTTAATCAAAGTCATGGAAACTTTGAATCGCTTGGGCTTGTATTCATAGAACGATACACAAGCAAGAAGCTTGCCTATTTTACCGATTGCGATTCCGTAAAGAAAAAGGCCATCGAACGGGCAGCGGGTGCTGATGTGGCCGTGCTCGATGGACTGCGCTTTAAGGCCCACAAATCGCACATGAGTGTCGAGCAAGCGATCGAAGTTGCGGATCAGATAGGGGCGAAAAAGACCTACTTAATCCACATGACGCATCACGTGAATCACGCTATTGCTGAAACGAGGCTGCCTGAAAAGGTTCGATTCGCTTACGACAATTTGGTGGTTGAGATTTGTTAG
- the smpB gene encoding SsrA-binding protein SmpB produces the protein MAGKKQNKSNVPKEIRNARAKRDNFVEDIFEAGIILTGTEVKSLRAGKASLNESFCRFVKSDLFIYGFHIDEYAWGSMNNHIPRRERKLLLHRHELRKLKKQVESGGKTIVPLRLYFKEALVKIEIAVCVGKKLFDKRDDLKKKAVMRDDDRSFKFRR, from the coding sequence ATGGCTGGCAAAAAACAGAACAAGTCCAACGTACCGAAAGAGATCCGCAATGCCAGAGCGAAGCGGGACAACTTTGTGGAGGATATTTTTGAAGCTGGCATCATTTTGACAGGTACGGAAGTGAAGTCGTTGCGAGCGGGGAAAGCCTCTTTAAACGAGAGCTTCTGTCGGTTCGTAAAATCGGATTTATTTATATATGGATTCCACATAGACGAGTATGCTTGGGGATCGATGAACAATCACATCCCTCGTCGTGAGCGGAAGCTACTGCTGCATCGACACGAGCTGCGTAAGCTGAAAAAGCAGGTCGAGTCAGGAGGCAAGACGATCGTCCCTTTGAGGCTGTACTTTAAAGAAGCGCTGGTTAAAATTGAGATTGCAGTCTGCGTTGGCAAAAAGCTTTTTGACAAGCGGGATGATCTTAAGAAGAAAGCCGTCATGCGGGATGATGACCGGTCCTTTAAGTTTCGTCGATAG
- a CDS encoding RyR domain-containing protein has product MGSAPVRFAIVSLGLLALYLGWIGASLLSPNDSFLDSLYKAVKLFVLEDSGMFRLEHPLTLEIARWLAPITTISSIFAAASTYLRQLSDFIRLVFCSDHTIVLGASDEALHLIADLSASKTGKIVVIEKNANAPNLQELKKYRVLVIIGDFETKANLEKARVYKAKSVISLTSKNEKNLSVILRASQLIPDSRFENPVKFYLPIKGFFHTESLQSSGICDYPGARKKKIIVVNLVRNRARCLFSKHPIEIDRLGKVKEPIIIFDTYNDLVQAFIVHTAEVGHYPHNVKATIYIVSPDAEIKVEKLVYHFPAVRDCVNLHSVPLKSGDDAVDTIAELIENKQGNHNKSVLLMESSPPSEMIEAIRIKEKITIDASVTFVIPELDNGLLPKGIDCIKSVETLEDSLSGAAVFMASLEDSAKKLHEAWYNQNYMLIKAAENEGMFDKASALKSKPAFLPWEDLSDEQRKPSISLADHAEIKKRYILSETGQKEGSSIDAKLVDESVMEVLCRMEHNRWMATLKMMGWSYGSERDDERKVHNNLVPYDELDADAKSFDNTMIENLQ; this is encoded by the coding sequence ATGGGTTCAGCTCCAGTTAGATTTGCGATAGTTTCCTTAGGTTTATTGGCCCTTTACCTTGGCTGGATCGGTGCCAGTCTGTTATCCCCGAACGATTCCTTCTTGGATTCTTTGTATAAAGCAGTGAAGTTATTCGTGCTTGAGGATTCAGGTATGTTTCGACTCGAGCATCCCTTAACCCTCGAAATTGCACGTTGGCTGGCCCCTATCACAACGATTTCTAGTATTTTTGCTGCTGCTAGCACCTATCTTAGGCAGTTATCGGATTTCATCAGGCTCGTGTTCTGTAGTGATCATACAATAGTCCTTGGAGCTAGTGACGAGGCCTTGCACCTAATTGCGGACTTAAGCGCATCCAAGACTGGGAAAATCGTTGTGATTGAAAAAAACGCCAACGCTCCGAACCTGCAGGAATTAAAAAAGTATCGGGTCCTCGTAATCATTGGAGATTTCGAAACTAAGGCTAACTTAGAAAAAGCGAGAGTATATAAAGCAAAATCTGTAATTAGCCTCACTAGTAAAAACGAAAAAAATCTTTCTGTTATACTGCGGGCAAGCCAGCTTATTCCTGATTCGAGGTTCGAGAATCCAGTAAAGTTTTATCTGCCAATAAAAGGTTTTTTTCATACAGAATCTCTACAGAGTAGTGGGATTTGTGATTATCCAGGTGCAAGGAAGAAAAAGATCATAGTAGTCAACCTAGTTAGAAATCGTGCTCGTTGTTTGTTCTCAAAACATCCAATCGAGATCGATCGATTAGGAAAAGTAAAGGAGCCAATTATCATTTTTGATACGTACAATGATCTTGTTCAGGCTTTTATAGTACATACTGCTGAGGTTGGTCATTACCCTCATAACGTTAAGGCAACTATTTATATCGTAAGTCCTGACGCCGAAATAAAAGTTGAGAAATTAGTCTATCATTTTCCTGCTGTAAGAGATTGTGTTAATCTTCACAGCGTGCCGCTTAAAAGCGGTGACGATGCGGTAGACACTATTGCGGAACTGATCGAGAACAAGCAGGGCAATCACAATAAGTCAGTATTGCTAATGGAATCTTCGCCTCCGTCAGAAATGATCGAGGCAATAAGAATTAAGGAGAAAATCACGATCGATGCCTCAGTCACATTTGTGATACCTGAGTTAGATAATGGATTACTACCAAAGGGCATCGATTGTATAAAGAGTGTTGAGACTTTAGAGGATAGCTTAAGCGGTGCAGCAGTCTTTATGGCTTCTTTAGAAGATTCGGCCAAAAAACTTCACGAGGCATGGTATAATCAAAATTACATGCTAATTAAGGCCGCGGAGAACGAGGGTATGTTTGATAAGGCTTCAGCACTGAAAAGCAAACCAGCGTTTCTGCCCTGGGAGGACCTTAGTGATGAACAGAGGAAGCCAAGCATTTCTCTAGCTGATCATGCAGAAATAAAGAAGCGATACATTTTGTCTGAAACGGGACAGAAAGAAGGCAGTTCCATCGACGCTAAGTTAGTAGATGAAAGCGTGATGGAGGTGCTTTGCCGGATGGAGCACAACAGATGGATGGCGACATTAAAGATGATGGGCTGGAGTTATGGCTCTGAGCGAGATGACGAAAGAAAAGTACACAATAATCTGGTCCCATATGACGAGCTTGATGCCGATGCGAAATCCTTCGACAACACTATGATCGAGAATTTGCAATAA
- the thrH gene encoding bifunctional phosphoserine phosphatase/homoserine phosphotransferase ThrH, whose protein sequence is MTIACLDLEGVLIPEIWINLAEKTGIEALKLTTRDIADYDELMGKRLEVLDEHGLTLKNFQEVVATMDPLEGARDFLEWLQDQVEVIILSDTFREFAMPLIAKLGNPTMFCHSLSVDYETYRIKDYVLRQNDQKRKAVIALKGLNFRVLSMGDSYNDLSMLEEADAGIFFKPTKKIIEEFPQFPVTENYEELKSHLCSAHGFRR, encoded by the coding sequence ATGACAATCGCCTGTCTTGACCTAGAGGGGGTTTTGATTCCAGAGATCTGGATAAACCTTGCTGAAAAGACGGGTATCGAAGCACTCAAGCTCACTACACGCGACATCGCGGACTATGACGAGCTAATGGGAAAGCGGCTCGAAGTGCTGGATGAGCACGGATTGACTTTGAAGAACTTTCAGGAGGTGGTAGCGACGATGGATCCGCTGGAAGGCGCCAGGGATTTTCTGGAATGGCTACAGGACCAGGTTGAGGTGATAATCCTTTCGGATACGTTTCGCGAGTTTGCCATGCCTTTGATTGCTAAACTCGGGAATCCGACTATGTTTTGCCATTCCCTTTCCGTGGATTACGAAACGTACCGGATTAAAGACTACGTACTCCGACAGAATGACCAGAAGCGAAAAGCGGTGATTGCGTTGAAAGGCTTGAACTTTCGTGTGCTTTCCATGGGAGATTCCTATAATGACCTGAGTATGCTTGAGGAAGCGGATGCGGGAATTTTCTTTAAGCCGACCAAGAAGATAATAGAAGAATTTCCTCAATTCCCGGTTACCGAGAATTACGAGGAATTGAAAAGCCATCTATGTTCGGCACACGGTTTTCGCCGTTAG
- the hemW gene encoding radical SAM family heme chaperone HemW — protein MQAVLKATIERKKNELSSEFQPKWWGKTLGLYVHVPFCATSCDFCAFYQVQGDRAGIRAYLDGIEEEAAQVAVAGQELNTCFFGGGTPGLLKASDLQILCETVRRNFRGTVGEWTVEMAPSTVKLDKLKVLKDEGVNRISMGVQSFDDALLDKLGRQHSRKQILKAYDLIREEGFESVNLDLIFAIPGQNEARLKEDIRQAAELGPDHLSTYCLTFEEDTALFVQLSEGKVALDVELETRLYLTCWEEMERLGYEQYEVSNFARPGKQCLHNANTWKMDQWIGLGPSAASQFRGRRYSNVPDLDRWLEGVKVNNPNWIDQSDLNEALLLEDALIFGLRMNDGVDLKALQQRFGQELTRSQSKTIEALELDGKLRKSGDRVWLTREGRLLSDAVGSALMV, from the coding sequence ATGCAAGCTGTCTTAAAGGCAACAATAGAGAGGAAAAAAAACGAATTGAGCAGTGAATTCCAGCCAAAATGGTGGGGGAAGACCTTGGGATTGTACGTTCATGTGCCCTTTTGCGCCACTTCGTGTGACTTTTGCGCCTTCTATCAAGTGCAGGGCGATAGGGCTGGAATTAGGGCCTATCTAGACGGGATAGAGGAAGAAGCGGCTCAAGTAGCGGTAGCGGGGCAAGAGTTGAACACGTGCTTTTTTGGGGGCGGTACCCCCGGGTTACTGAAGGCGAGCGATTTACAGATTCTTTGCGAAACAGTGAGGCGGAATTTTCGAGGAACGGTGGGTGAATGGACTGTGGAAATGGCGCCCTCGACCGTGAAACTGGATAAATTGAAGGTGCTTAAGGATGAGGGTGTCAATCGGATATCCATGGGAGTCCAGAGTTTCGACGATGCGTTGCTGGACAAGCTGGGTCGACAACACAGCCGGAAACAGATCCTGAAAGCTTATGACCTGATTCGTGAAGAAGGATTCGAAAGCGTTAATCTTGATTTGATTTTCGCAATTCCGGGACAGAATGAAGCGAGACTCAAAGAAGACATTCGGCAAGCGGCCGAACTCGGGCCGGACCACCTCTCAACCTATTGTCTGACCTTTGAGGAAGACACGGCCCTATTTGTTCAGCTCTCAGAAGGAAAAGTCGCATTGGATGTGGAGCTAGAAACGCGCCTTTATTTGACATGCTGGGAAGAAATGGAGCGGCTAGGTTATGAGCAGTACGAGGTCTCAAACTTTGCTAGGCCTGGCAAACAGTGCCTGCACAATGCTAACACTTGGAAGATGGACCAGTGGATTGGTCTAGGGCCTTCGGCTGCGAGCCAGTTCAGGGGAAGGCGTTACTCAAATGTGCCGGATTTGGATCGTTGGTTAGAAGGCGTAAAAGTGAACAATCCGAATTGGATAGACCAATCTGACCTCAATGAGGCACTCTTATTGGAAGACGCTCTAATTTTTGGGCTGCGAATGAACGATGGAGTAGACTTGAAGGCACTTCAGCAACGCTTCGGTCAGGAGCTAACCCGATCGCAATCAAAAACGATTGAAGCGTTGGAATTAGATGGAAAACTTCGGAAAAGCGGGGACCGCGTATGGCTGACTAGAGAGGGGAGATTGTTATCGGACGCCGTCGGGAGCGCTCTAATGGTTTAA
- a CDS encoding IPT/TIG domain-containing protein encodes MDTLASKSTHRNWLICLLAPLVLTMAGCNINVIDLTPSTMKANPSNVYTITAQIKVKNSSVIKESLRPQIVIDGKVHPMSLAPGSNNLFEYDYRMPSGRSEAAFYMLVHYDQKIENGATTKEIVTELNRFSVENRYTVELEVNRAPVGTRVAVLGRGFTQTDKILVGDTPAATRFDSSTSLSFYVPSLPEGRGYAVKVMGISGEIIAGTLRIDSSRVSVRLQPSTIAQGQSSLLVFTIPEEAPPGGLQIDVQTDIPDSVIMDFVRIEAGQRSTSIPVQGGSPGSGNLFITMPGYSEVVVPITVN; translated from the coding sequence ATGGATACTTTAGCGTCCAAGTCCACACATAGAAACTGGCTCATCTGCCTGCTCGCGCCACTCGTGCTAACTATGGCAGGCTGTAACATAAACGTTATCGACCTGACGCCTTCAACCATGAAGGCGAACCCATCAAACGTTTATACCATCACGGCTCAGATCAAGGTCAAGAATAGCTCCGTCATCAAAGAAAGTCTGAGGCCGCAAATTGTGATCGATGGTAAAGTCCACCCAATGAGTCTGGCTCCCGGCAGTAACAATCTTTTCGAGTACGATTATCGCATGCCTTCCGGTCGTAGCGAGGCTGCCTTCTACATGCTCGTTCACTACGACCAAAAAATTGAAAATGGCGCTACGACTAAGGAAATCGTCACTGAGTTGAACCGGTTCTCGGTCGAAAATCGGTACACCGTCGAACTCGAAGTTAACCGAGCCCCCGTAGGCACACGCGTAGCCGTCCTTGGCAGAGGCTTTACACAGACCGACAAAATTTTGGTTGGAGACACTCCAGCGGCTACCCGCTTCGACAGCTCTACTTCACTATCCTTCTACGTTCCGTCACTGCCCGAGGGTCGCGGTTATGCCGTGAAAGTGATGGGCATCAGCGGTGAGATCATAGCGGGAACGCTTAGAATCGACTCTTCAAGGGTCAGCGTAAGGCTACAGCCATCGACGATCGCACAAGGGCAATCCAGTCTTTTGGTCTTCACAATTCCCGAAGAAGCCCCTCCGGGTGGTCTCCAGATAGACGTTCAAACGGACATTCCTGACAGCGTCATTATGGATTTTGTAAGAATCGAAGCCGGCCAGCGTTCTACCAGCATTCCTGTCCAAGGAGGATCCCCCGGATCTGGAAATCTCTTCATCACGATGCCCGGCTATTCCGAAGTCGTCGTTCCGATAACGGTCAATTAG
- the cutA gene encoding divalent-cation tolerance protein CutA — protein MTEPDSGDSHKTDPLFTCWTTVSTEEEGFAIANAFVNERIAACVQLDGPTTSIYNWDGERCSSTEFRLWLKILGSNLPEARTRINELHPYDTPQWIETEAEKVDEKYLIWVKEASKFHRFRKREPT, from the coding sequence ATGACCGAACCAGATTCCGGGGACTCCCATAAAACTGATCCACTTTTTACTTGCTGGACGACGGTCTCAACAGAAGAAGAGGGTTTCGCAATCGCCAATGCCTTTGTAAATGAGAGAATTGCCGCCTGCGTACAACTGGACGGACCTACAACATCTATTTACAATTGGGATGGAGAGCGGTGCAGCTCCACTGAATTCCGTTTATGGCTAAAGATTCTCGGAAGCAATCTCCCCGAAGCTCGGACCCGCATTAATGAGCTCCATCCCTACGATACTCCTCAGTGGATTGAAACAGAAGCGGAAAAAGTAGACGAAAAGTACTTGATCTGGGTTAAAGAAGCGTCCAAGTTCCACCGCTTTCGAAAACGGGAACCTACTTAA
- a CDS encoding small basic protein: protein MSQHPSYKSSSSSAVKRNVLKRFERVELLRKRGEWKTGDRVVGLKKTKPAE, encoded by the coding sequence ATGTCACAGCATCCTAGCTACAAATCTTCTAGCAGCTCCGCCGTAAAACGCAATGTACTCAAGCGATTTGAGCGCGTCGAACTCCTAAGAAAACGCGGTGAATGGAAAACAGGCGACCGCGTAGTCGGCCTCAAAAAGACCAAACCAGCTGAATAA
- a CDS encoding DNA-directed RNA polymerase subunit omega, with protein MRDDYIKEAQKVITDPNILVNVVSRRVKQLRHGNRPLVESLEKLNLEDIALREIIEGKISYEIGE; from the coding sequence TTGAGAGACGATTATATAAAAGAAGCCCAAAAGGTCATCACTGACCCGAATATTTTAGTCAACGTTGTGTCGCGTCGCGTTAAACAGCTGCGTCACGGAAACCGACCCCTTGTTGAGTCACTAGAAAAGCTGAATCTTGAAGATATCGCCCTGCGAGAAATCATCGAGGGGAAAATCAGCTACGAGATAGGCGAATAA